In Thermospira aquatica, the following proteins share a genomic window:
- the accB gene encoding acetyl-CoA carboxylase biotin carboxyl carrier protein, producing MPKEIMGFDAQFLKQVKSLFQETSIEELEIAEGEDVYFRVSRKKETPPASLQANTIPVMPAVVPSSPQPVSPAPTPTSPQAVSTSTTSPYDDETKYYKIKSPIVGTFYEKPSPDSAPFVKIGDIVSPDTTVAIVEAMKVMNEIKAEVKGKIVQILKADASPVQANEPLFIVEKM from the coding sequence ATGCCGAAGGAAATCATGGGGTTTGATGCCCAGTTTCTCAAACAGGTAAAATCTCTTTTTCAAGAAACCAGCATAGAAGAGCTTGAAATTGCCGAAGGGGAGGATGTGTATTTCCGTGTTTCCCGCAAAAAGGAAACACCACCTGCCTCTCTACAGGCAAATACTATCCCTGTTATGCCCGCTGTTGTCCCTTCTTCTCCCCAACCCGTTTCCCCTGCACCAACACCAACATCTCCCCAGGCTGTCTCTACATCGACGACATCCCCCTATGACGACGAAACAAAGTACTACAAGATCAAATCCCCCATTGTAGGAACCTTTTATGAGAAACCTTCCCCTGATTCTGCCCCCTTTGTCAAGATAGGGGATATTGTTTCTCCCGATACTACCGTGGCTATCGTGGAAGCTATGAAGGTAATGAATGAGATCAAAGCTGAAGTAAAAGGCAAGATCGTCCAGATTTTAAAGGCCGATGCTTCGCCCGTCCAGGCGAATGAACCGCTCTTCATTGTGGAGAAGATGTAA
- the mutS gene encoding DNA mismatch repair protein MutS — protein sequence MSDLDSLTPMMRQYKEIKSRHPDKILLFRVGDFYEMFYEDAKKASQILNIALTSRNDMPMAGFPFHAAQHYIQKLIKHNQKVAICEQLEDPSKTKKLVRRDIVEIITPATVISPEIPPENLNQYLAVLYHEGSEFFLWMADLSTGDLFGHRIEGSPSDVLRALQDEWMRYQPLECLYREELQSWHAWSSFIKQTGVLAQTLPAWYFDPSYFSPELLTKLEKRITKKGFIKGLSAVFRYFEETQIGNPHLKNNFNRFIERLQIVESSLYVEMDDFTIRNLELTTNLWDGTSKNTLYETLNETMTPMGARLLKRWILYPLAQQSLIERRLDDVDFFYQNGVLTTRIRNTLRSVTDLERLHTRLGLGKAIPRDLIQLRDSLVQVLSLLPYLKLEGFSEKETEKTLSDICDHISKALTDDPPSTFQGEVIREGYSNELDELRRLLREGKDFILKLQERERERTKIASLKVRYNNIFGYFIEVSKPNVHLVPKDYIRKQSLVNAERYTLPELEEYEARVASASDRIAKLEEELFTHLVAEITAHHLLLSEIASSVAYLDVVTTLAFLATDRQYTRPKISETKTLHIRDGRHPVVEQSLGRNLFVPNDTLMTEDEYLFIITGPNMAGKSTYLRQNALIVLMAQMGSFVPAREAHIGLVDKIFTRIGASDNLSQGLSTFLVEMQEAARILTYATPKSLIIMDELGRGTSTYDGLSIAWAVIEYLAEHPDKKARTLFATHYHELTQLEEKPGIKNYTIAVREQNDDLIFLRKVIAGPADKSYGIHVAKLAGIPLEIIERAKMILKTLEKEGFRTQQEINEGFPKKNSPQNPSEQGFLFEDAISANYEWLAREIKKLDLNQTSPIEALNFLVRMRQRLG from the coding sequence ATGAGTGATCTCGATTCTTTGACACCCATGATGCGCCAATACAAAGAGATCAAATCCCGTCATCCCGATAAGATCCTCCTTTTTCGGGTGGGCGACTTCTACGAAATGTTCTACGAGGATGCAAAGAAAGCATCCCAGATACTCAATATTGCCCTCACCTCCCGCAATGATATGCCCATGGCAGGGTTCCCCTTCCACGCTGCCCAACACTATATCCAGAAGCTCATCAAACACAACCAAAAAGTCGCTATCTGTGAACAACTCGAGGATCCCTCCAAGACAAAAAAACTTGTCCGTCGGGATATTGTGGAAATCATTACCCCGGCGACAGTCATCTCCCCCGAAATACCCCCCGAAAACCTCAACCAATACCTCGCTGTCCTCTACCATGAGGGAAGCGAATTTTTCCTCTGGATGGCCGATCTCTCTACAGGTGATCTCTTTGGACATCGCATAGAGGGCTCTCCCTCCGATGTTCTCCGTGCACTTCAGGATGAATGGATGCGCTACCAACCGCTTGAGTGTCTCTATCGAGAAGAGCTTCAATCCTGGCACGCCTGGTCCAGCTTTATAAAGCAAACAGGGGTTTTGGCCCAAACTCTTCCTGCCTGGTATTTTGACCCGTCATATTTCTCACCTGAGCTTCTCACCAAACTCGAAAAAAGAATCACAAAAAAAGGTTTCATCAAAGGACTTTCTGCCGTCTTCCGATATTTTGAGGAAACACAAATTGGCAATCCTCATCTCAAAAATAACTTCAACCGTTTCATTGAGCGACTCCAGATAGTGGAATCTTCTCTCTACGTAGAGATGGACGACTTTACCATACGAAACCTCGAACTCACAACAAACCTCTGGGATGGAACAAGCAAAAATACCCTCTACGAAACCCTCAATGAAACCATGACACCGATGGGGGCACGTCTTTTGAAGCGATGGATTCTTTATCCTCTGGCTCAGCAATCGCTTATTGAGCGTCGCCTTGATGATGTAGACTTTTTTTATCAAAACGGCGTACTCACCACTCGCATACGAAACACCCTCCGCTCTGTAACAGATCTCGAAAGACTCCACACGAGGCTCGGCCTCGGAAAAGCCATACCCAGGGATCTCATTCAACTCCGGGACAGTCTCGTCCAGGTACTCTCCCTGCTTCCTTACCTTAAACTTGAGGGTTTTTCCGAAAAAGAAACAGAAAAAACCCTCTCAGATATATGTGACCATATCAGCAAAGCCCTCACCGACGATCCCCCCTCAACCTTTCAAGGGGAGGTTATACGCGAGGGCTACAGTAACGAACTCGATGAACTGCGCCGTCTGCTCAGAGAAGGCAAAGATTTCATCCTCAAACTTCAAGAACGAGAACGAGAAAGAACCAAAATCGCCTCCCTCAAGGTACGGTACAATAACATCTTTGGATACTTTATCGAAGTCAGTAAACCAAATGTACATCTTGTTCCCAAAGACTATATCCGTAAACAAAGCCTCGTCAATGCCGAACGTTATACTCTCCCTGAACTCGAAGAATACGAAGCCAGAGTTGCCTCCGCTTCTGATCGTATAGCCAAACTCGAAGAAGAACTTTTTACCCATCTGGTAGCCGAAATCACAGCCCACCATCTCCTCCTCTCCGAAATTGCAAGCAGTGTGGCCTATCTTGACGTGGTTACCACCCTCGCCTTTCTAGCTACCGATAGACAATACACCAGACCAAAAATCTCAGAAACAAAAACACTCCACATTAGAGATGGACGGCACCCCGTAGTAGAGCAGTCTCTCGGTCGAAACCTCTTTGTCCCCAACGATACCCTCATGACAGAAGATGAGTACCTGTTTATCATCACCGGACCCAATATGGCAGGAAAATCAACGTACCTCCGTCAAAATGCCCTCATTGTTCTCATGGCACAGATGGGGTCTTTCGTTCCTGCACGAGAAGCTCACATAGGACTAGTGGACAAGATCTTTACCCGTATTGGGGCATCCGATAATCTCTCCCAGGGACTCTCCACATTTCTCGTAGAAATGCAAGAAGCAGCCAGGATCCTCACCTATGCCACACCAAAAAGCCTCATCATTATGGACGAACTCGGGCGTGGAACCTCCACCTATGACGGTCTCTCTATTGCCTGGGCTGTTATCGAATACCTTGCGGAACACCCTGATAAAAAAGCTCGAACACTCTTCGCGACCCACTACCATGAACTCACCCAGCTCGAAGAAAAACCCGGCATAAAAAATTACACCATTGCTGTCCGTGAACAAAACGATGACCTCATCTTTCTCCGTAAAGTTATAGCTGGACCAGCCGACAAAAGCTATGGTATCCACGTAGCCAAACTTGCAGGCATTCCCCTGGAGATTATAGAACGAGCAAAAATGATTCTCAAAACCCTTGAAAAAGAGGGCTTCCGGACCCAACAAGAAATCAATGAAGGTTTTCCCAAAAAAAATTCCCCCCAAAACCCATCAGAACAAGGTTTTCTTTTTGAAGACGCCATCTCTGCGAATTATGAATGGCTTGCCAGAGAGATTAAAAAGCTCGACCTCAATCAAACATCACCGATTGAAGCCCTTAATTTTCTCGTACGAATGCGTCAGAGATTAGGGTAG
- a CDS encoding M23 family metallopeptidase, which translates to MGNQVSTPFLLKTSIFLSLLFASCYGLYWNGASPLVLPFVGAGVSRVFFEVPLETNISLSFTYTSNLFIIQPMNPFPSFELKDGILVIVYPWKTVMYKMRISTLPPSVEILHTPSLGRGKSGLVIYRVGSSIPCQTWIEDNLGCRYYPYEEKKVWVSLVGWPLTTTRYQLKIVVEDAAQNSVEKLVSYSPLKTTYRVRTIPLAREFAKEQGTEVNLTNLTGDPLKDYNTLMAAFAKQTKVSVFELTYRRSGRGGQMFTNLPFLPLQEFAFSSLFGDERRFVLEGKVMRSSYHYGIDMVAPSNTPVVTPWGGEVKFADYNGASGNTVIIDHGLGMYSVYMHLERIDVRTKMMVRAGQQIGIIGKTGYSTGIHLHLGISIQGRYVDPTDWTNQEWLENHILEPLRRYGK; encoded by the coding sequence ATGGGAAACCAAGTCAGTACCCCATTTCTTCTAAAGACAAGTATTTTTCTTAGTCTTTTGTTTGCTTCTTGTTATGGGCTTTACTGGAATGGAGCTTCTCCGCTGGTTCTTCCTTTTGTGGGGGCAGGTGTTTCAAGAGTATTTTTTGAGGTTCCTCTGGAGACGAATATATCGCTTTCGTTTACGTATACAAGCAATCTTTTTATCATCCAACCGATGAATCCTTTTCCATCGTTTGAGTTAAAGGATGGGATTCTGGTGATTGTCTACCCCTGGAAGACCGTTATGTACAAAATGAGAATCTCTACCCTTCCACCATCTGTTGAGATTCTCCATACTCCATCCCTTGGTCGGGGAAAAAGCGGGTTAGTTATTTATAGAGTGGGATCCAGTATTCCGTGTCAGACATGGATAGAGGATAATCTTGGGTGCCGTTACTATCCCTATGAAGAAAAAAAGGTGTGGGTATCTCTTGTCGGATGGCCCCTCACAACAACGAGGTATCAGCTGAAGATTGTGGTGGAGGATGCGGCTCAAAACAGTGTTGAGAAACTTGTTTCCTACTCTCCTCTTAAAACAACTTACCGTGTGCGTACTATCCCTCTGGCAAGAGAGTTTGCTAAAGAACAGGGGACGGAGGTGAACCTCACGAACCTCACAGGGGATCCTCTTAAAGATTACAATACCCTGATGGCTGCTTTTGCAAAGCAGACAAAGGTAAGTGTGTTTGAACTTACTTACCGGCGCTCTGGTAGAGGGGGTCAGATGTTTACCAATCTTCCTTTTCTTCCTTTACAGGAGTTCGCTTTTTCTAGTCTTTTTGGGGACGAACGACGGTTTGTTCTTGAGGGGAAAGTCATGCGTTCTTCGTATCATTACGGGATAGATATGGTTGCCCCATCCAATACTCCTGTAGTTACCCCCTGGGGGGGAGAGGTGAAATTTGCTGATTATAACGGTGCAAGTGGGAATACGGTGATTATTGATCATGGGCTGGGGATGTACTCTGTGTATATGCATCTTGAGAGAATCGATGTCAGAACAAAGATGATGGTTCGTGCAGGGCAGCAGATAGGTATCATCGGTAAAACAGGATACTCTACAGGGATTCATCTTCACCTGGGGATTTCCATTCAGGGAAGGTATGTGGATCCCACGGATTGGACCAATCAAGAGTGGTTGGAAAATCATATTCTTGAGCCGCTTCGTCGTTATGGGAAATAA
- a CDS encoding BamA/TamA family outer membrane protein — MFFRSCVFILFFPLVLYGFWKNKVQYFSYDWVAVESSHFEVLVTRGQTNLLSEAIELLETAYSHHQRLFNYTVKKKIQVILYPNQIDFLKNNILPWTERGTEGFTELSRGRVAIYFTPRRSEMKHFVYHELAHVFQLFLWSEKRLVGMQFLDIPLWVVEGGAEWASAGLTREGDRYVANLLYRGKIPSLFDLSDLRLEPYQYYLVYKMGALFYTFAEEKWGKGFFARLMHLIAEKGSWGKILREDLGIQQETLDREFREFLSRRYFLRYPQNAVFEKLHEKENFEAHMLWITSNEFLTMGVDRYYPAYVLYNTNTQRRKVLDRIGISEENLYFQYQRNHLSKSTNSLVCWLVEGGDRYRLVLYDTKTRKKTFYVPSYRVISSPEISPSGEEIVFVAFEGMHHILAIYHIPTRKTHVLFSTPFVIENPRWFDRDRILFSANFHDTPEGENLDLYLYDREQNRLVWRMDSGESDEMPYVFEKKGEKKILFIKQGFFPSLCVYDPQTELYTEISTAPGEISFPVQQGEDIYFTLYDGGTMAIYRTYYQEKEQKPASYQELPSFSEKSISEWQGLLSVKPYIWRIQPDSFFFIFSANSYGDVGLAGIFSGSDILGDHQVYALVDSIFVGADPGLAGWNMELGYAFLKYRHQFGFRFLHYNNLFYEWIQFPDFYQVGQSYFDKWQVDGLYSYPLNTFQRFDVTVSYRSLTYLTGATQYEDHIEFRFINAQELLGSGRYVFDNTLGSSIGPLDGLRATLALEQILPLNGLGGLATRLIGDLRWYFMIVPGYGFATRVVAGKIVNYDPLRLPQQFWVGGFQSIRGYPYGKFSGDTMLVINTEFRFPLIRYWQLGFPPIVLPTIWSVGFLDMGAVTKAEDIHRFQLFDDEGYLKDGLMSAGFGFRLVFGEDIKLMWNFAYPYDGRRFKEVVQEIVIARDF, encoded by the coding sequence ATGTTTTTTCGATCATGTGTTTTTATTCTGTTTTTCCCATTGGTTTTGTATGGTTTTTGGAAAAATAAGGTACAGTACTTTTCTTATGACTGGGTTGCGGTAGAATCTTCTCACTTCGAGGTTCTTGTTACCAGGGGGCAGACCAATCTTCTTTCTGAAGCGATTGAGCTTCTTGAGACTGCCTATAGTCACCATCAGCGACTCTTCAATTATACGGTCAAGAAAAAAATTCAGGTTATTCTTTACCCCAATCAGATAGACTTTCTTAAAAATAACATCCTTCCCTGGACAGAACGGGGAACTGAAGGGTTTACAGAACTCTCGCGTGGGCGGGTGGCTATCTACTTTACTCCCCGGCGATCTGAGATGAAGCATTTTGTGTATCATGAGCTCGCCCATGTTTTTCAACTTTTCCTCTGGTCTGAGAAGCGCTTGGTTGGTATGCAGTTTCTTGATATTCCTTTGTGGGTAGTGGAAGGAGGGGCAGAGTGGGCCTCTGCAGGCCTTACCAGAGAGGGGGATCGGTATGTGGCAAACCTGCTCTATCGGGGGAAAATTCCCAGTCTTTTTGATCTCTCTGACCTTAGGCTTGAGCCGTATCAGTATTATCTCGTGTACAAGATGGGAGCATTGTTTTATACCTTTGCGGAAGAAAAATGGGGAAAAGGTTTTTTTGCTCGTTTGATGCATTTGATTGCTGAAAAAGGAAGCTGGGGAAAGATTTTACGAGAGGATCTTGGTATTCAGCAGGAAACCCTTGATCGGGAGTTTCGAGAGTTTTTGAGTAGAAGGTATTTTCTTCGTTATCCTCAAAATGCGGTTTTTGAAAAGCTTCACGAAAAAGAAAACTTTGAAGCTCATATGCTCTGGATAACGAGTAACGAGTTTCTCACCATGGGGGTAGATCGATATTACCCGGCGTACGTTCTCTACAATACCAATACCCAGCGTCGAAAGGTTCTTGATAGGATTGGCATCAGTGAAGAAAACCTTTACTTTCAGTACCAGCGCAATCATCTCTCGAAAAGTACCAATAGTTTGGTATGCTGGCTGGTAGAGGGAGGGGATAGGTATCGACTGGTTCTCTATGATACGAAAACCCGTAAGAAAACTTTTTATGTACCATCGTACCGCGTGATAAGTAGTCCTGAAATTTCACCTTCGGGAGAAGAGATTGTCTTTGTTGCTTTTGAGGGCATGCATCATATCCTGGCTATATATCATATCCCTACTCGAAAAACCCATGTTTTGTTTTCTACCCCGTTTGTGATCGAAAACCCGCGGTGGTTTGATCGTGATAGGATTCTTTTCTCTGCCAATTTTCATGATACTCCGGAGGGTGAAAACCTTGATCTATACCTTTACGATAGAGAGCAAAATCGTCTTGTGTGGCGAATGGATAGTGGCGAAAGCGATGAGATGCCTTATGTGTTTGAGAAAAAGGGAGAGAAGAAAATTCTTTTCATCAAACAGGGCTTTTTCCCTTCGTTGTGTGTGTATGATCCCCAAACAGAACTATACACGGAGATTTCGACAGCTCCCGGTGAGATAAGTTTTCCTGTTCAGCAAGGGGAAGATATCTATTTTACCCTTTATGATGGTGGGACAATGGCAATCTATCGTACGTACTATCAGGAAAAAGAACAAAAGCCTGCTTCTTACCAGGAATTACCATCATTTTCTGAGAAAAGTATCTCTGAATGGCAAGGATTGCTTTCTGTAAAACCTTATATATGGCGCATCCAACCGGATTCTTTTTTCTTTATTTTTAGTGCCAATTCCTATGGAGATGTGGGACTTGCTGGTATTTTTAGTGGGAGTGATATTTTGGGCGATCATCAGGTGTATGCCCTCGTAGATTCGATCTTTGTGGGGGCTGACCCCGGACTTGCGGGCTGGAATATGGAGCTGGGTTATGCTTTTCTCAAGTATCGTCACCAATTTGGTTTTCGTTTTCTTCACTATAATAATCTGTTTTACGAGTGGATTCAGTTTCCGGATTTCTACCAGGTGGGCCAGTCTTATTTTGATAAATGGCAGGTGGATGGCTTGTATTCCTATCCTTTGAATACCTTTCAGCGATTTGATGTTACGGTAAGCTACCGATCTCTTACCTACCTGACCGGGGCGACGCAGTATGAGGATCATATCGAGTTTCGATTTATCAATGCGCAGGAGCTTTTGGGAAGCGGGAGGTATGTTTTTGATAATACCCTTGGCTCTAGTATTGGGCCACTCGATGGTCTTCGTGCCACCCTTGCATTGGAACAGATTCTTCCTCTTAATGGGCTTGGAGGATTGGCAACGCGCCTGATTGGAGATCTTCGATGGTATTTTATGATTGTGCCAGGATATGGGTTTGCCACAAGAGTTGTCGCAGGAAAGATCGTGAACTATGATCCTTTGCGTTTACCTCAGCAATTCTGGGTAGGGGGGTTTCAGTCTATTCGTGGCTATCCTTATGGAAAGTTTAGTGGTGATACGATGCTGGTTATAAATACAGAGTTTCGTTTTCCTTTGATTCGTTACTGGCAACTGGGCTTTCCTCCTATTGTGTTGCCCACTATTTGGAGTGTGGGTTTTCTTGACATGGGGGCGGTAACGAAGGCAGAAGATATCCATCGTTTTCAGCTTTTTGATGATGAGGGGTATCTTAAAGACGGTTTGATGAGTGCTGGATTTGGTTTCAGGCTTGTTTTTGGTGAAGATATCAAGTTGATGTGGAATTTTGCTTACCCTTATGATGGGAGGCGTTTTAAAGAGGTTGTCCAGGAGATTGTGATTGCAAGGGACTTTTAA
- a CDS encoding integrase catalytic domain-containing protein gives MFERRPIYRETAKQYQKASKKEKMEILDYFVRITGLKNRNYAARLLRQHGKTIYVGKKNYLKADIAKKGKRPGRKKKFGEEELKLLKKVWEIENYMCGKRLKPILNEVLDNLLANGHLHGSPQAIENLRHISASSIDRLLKHERKKLEIKGRKGTKPGTLLKQQIAIRTWAEWDENCPGFMEIDLVAHEGGNSRGDFAQTLNMVDVWSGWTELVAIKNKASKWVREAIEKVKGRLPFDLRGIDSDTGAEFINHPLRDWCEKHQIKFTRGRSSRSNDNCYVEQKNYSIVRQNVGYFRYDTEEEVYYLNRLYAYLRLYANFFQPVMKMTEKKRIGSKVQKKHDDIKTPYQRLLESSYVSEAQKERLTRLYKALDLFHLRQKITACQRKLFSLQKKKNVKNKNLEETVWNF, from the coding sequence ATGTTTGAAAGGAGACCTATTTACAGGGAAACGGCAAAACAATATCAAAAAGCCAGCAAAAAGGAAAAAATGGAGATACTGGATTACTTTGTGAGGATAACAGGTTTAAAAAACCGAAACTATGCCGCCAGGCTCTTGAGGCAGCACGGAAAAACCATCTATGTAGGCAAGAAAAATTACCTTAAAGCCGACATAGCCAAGAAGGGCAAAAGACCTGGCAGAAAGAAAAAATTCGGCGAAGAGGAACTAAAACTTCTAAAAAAGGTCTGGGAAATTGAAAACTACATGTGTGGCAAACGCTTAAAGCCGATTCTCAATGAAGTTTTAGATAATCTCTTAGCAAACGGACATCTCCACGGTTCTCCACAGGCTATAGAAAACTTGCGCCATATAAGTGCCTCAAGTATTGACCGACTTTTGAAGCATGAGCGTAAAAAGCTTGAGATAAAAGGACGAAAAGGTACAAAGCCTGGAACGCTATTAAAGCAACAAATAGCTATACGCACGTGGGCAGAGTGGGATGAAAATTGCCCTGGGTTCATGGAGATTGATCTGGTAGCCCATGAGGGAGGAAATAGCCGGGGAGATTTTGCTCAAACATTAAATATGGTGGATGTTTGGAGCGGTTGGACAGAGCTTGTGGCAATCAAAAACAAGGCTTCAAAATGGGTAAGAGAAGCCATAGAAAAAGTCAAAGGAAGACTTCCTTTTGATTTACGGGGAATTGATTCTGATACCGGTGCTGAATTTATTAATCATCCTCTGCGTGATTGGTGTGAGAAGCACCAGATAAAATTTACAAGGGGGAGAAGCTCCCGTTCCAATGATAACTGCTACGTTGAGCAGAAAAACTATTCCATAGTCCGCCAGAATGTTGGATACTTCCGCTACGATACCGAGGAAGAAGTCTACTACTTGAACCGACTCTATGCGTATCTCAGGCTTTATGCCAACTTTTTTCAACCGGTTATGAAAATGACAGAGAAAAAGAGAATCGGAAGCAAGGTGCAAAAGAAGCATGATGATATTAAAACTCCCTACCAACGGCTTTTAGAAAGCTCTTATGTAAGTGAGGCACAAAAGGAACGCCTAACAAGGCTTTATAAGGCTCTCGATTTGTTTCACCTAAGACAAAAAATTACGGCTTGCCAGAGAAAACTTTTCAGCCTTCAAAAGAAAAAGAATGTAAAAAACAAAAATTTGGAGGAAACTGTATGGAATTTTTGA
- a CDS encoding EAL domain-containing protein, protein MRRKLLYDLALSNWKTTIVSWIAFLMAGASFLFGLAFAFSLIPQASPINAAVGIISGISLFILGMFSILLTNNYQLIVSRLMLLWWTAYFFWHIFLFREGMEGAFLLFFAALSGLLFLLLPFVEGIFWHVGFFLVEGLLLLRRDHGHSTFLMMYQVGIAVFFGIYAWILDVSRRLLENRLYYDSVTGLFNRNYLLGILQQKKGFWLMIINVSNFKEFNDLFGYKLGDSILSQIALRLRSLETKYQNILLCHLHSDEFAIVGLQAWDRNLLSSLCEEIYVLLGEKPLSLRSLPPLRLHFHIGVSDRRDNLLGTADMAFRYAVSQGKLCALYEDKMYVAKSYEHNIRATLLLQDALDNDRIVPFFQPIVNLKTGKIEKYECLARIVDRGGRIYEPNFFLAIAQRNQLATAITRIMVKKCFDVFSKIDTEFSLNLSYQDLIDAETLVFIYSKLSSAPEVATRCIFEIVEETAIQDFRVVEEFITRVKEFGAKVALDDFGSGYSNFEYLVKLPFDYIKIDGILIERLPDDVRYQAVVTNIINFSRKIGSQTVAEFVSSEAIHEEIKKHDFNYGQGYYYGKPSQYPISSKDKYFS, encoded by the coding sequence ATGCGGAGAAAACTGTTATATGATCTCGCTCTGTCAAATTGGAAAACGACGATTGTCTCGTGGATAGCTTTCCTGATGGCGGGTGCAAGTTTTCTTTTTGGTTTAGCTTTTGCTTTTTCGCTTATTCCCCAGGCTTCTCCTATAAATGCTGCTGTTGGAATCATCTCAGGGATTTCCCTTTTTATACTGGGAATGTTTAGTATTTTATTAACAAACAATTACCAGCTTATTGTCTCACGGTTAATGCTTCTGTGGTGGACGGCGTATTTTTTTTGGCATATTTTTCTCTTTCGTGAAGGAATGGAGGGAGCTTTTCTCTTGTTTTTTGCGGCTTTGTCAGGGCTGTTGTTTCTTTTACTTCCTTTTGTAGAGGGGATTTTCTGGCATGTGGGATTTTTTCTCGTTGAGGGTTTGTTACTGTTAAGGAGGGATCATGGGCATTCAACATTCCTGATGATGTATCAAGTGGGTATTGCTGTGTTTTTTGGAATATACGCATGGATCCTTGATGTCTCTCGGCGCCTTCTTGAAAATCGTTTGTACTATGATTCTGTCACTGGTCTTTTCAATAGAAATTATCTTCTCGGTATTCTTCAACAAAAGAAGGGTTTTTGGCTGATGATTATCAATGTAAGTAATTTCAAGGAATTTAACGATCTCTTTGGCTATAAATTAGGGGATAGCATTCTTTCTCAGATAGCGCTTCGTCTTCGCTCTCTTGAGACCAAATATCAGAACATTCTTCTTTGTCATCTCCATAGTGATGAATTTGCGATTGTGGGATTACAAGCATGGGACAGAAACCTTTTGTCAAGTCTCTGTGAAGAGATCTATGTTTTGTTGGGTGAGAAACCGCTTTCTTTGCGGTCGCTTCCCCCTCTTCGATTGCACTTTCATATTGGGGTGAGTGATAGGCGAGATAATCTCCTCGGTACAGCAGATATGGCTTTTCGTTATGCAGTAAGTCAGGGTAAACTCTGTGCTCTCTATGAGGATAAAATGTATGTGGCCAAATCGTATGAACACAATATCCGGGCAACTTTGCTCTTGCAGGATGCATTGGACAACGATAGAATTGTGCCTTTTTTCCAACCGATTGTGAATCTCAAGACCGGTAAAATAGAGAAATATGAGTGTCTTGCGAGGATTGTTGATAGGGGGGGGCGTATCTATGAGCCCAACTTTTTCCTTGCTATTGCGCAACGTAATCAGCTTGCAACAGCAATTACGAGAATCATGGTGAAGAAATGTTTTGATGTTTTTTCTAAGATAGATACTGAATTTTCGCTAAATCTTTCGTATCAAGATCTTATTGATGCCGAAACGCTTGTTTTTATTTATTCGAAACTTTCCAGTGCCCCAGAGGTAGCGACGAGGTGTATTTTTGAAATCGTGGAGGAAACGGCTATTCAGGACTTTCGTGTGGTAGAGGAGTTTATTACCAGGGTGAAAGAGTTTGGGGCCAAGGTGGCACTGGATGACTTTGGGAGTGGGTATTCTAATTTTGAGTATCTGGTGAAGCTCCCCTTTGATTACATCAAGATAGACGGTATCCTGATTGAACGTTTGCCAGACGACGTACGTTATCAGGCTGTGGTAACAAACATTATTAATTTCTCTCGAAAAATAGGAAGTCAAACAGTAGCGGAATTTGTTTCTTCTGAGGCCATTCATGAGGAGATAAAAAAGCATGATTTTAATTACGGACAGGGATACTACTATGGGAAACCAAGTCAGTACCCCATTTCTTCTAAAGACAAGTATTTTTCTTAG